The proteins below are encoded in one region of Oncorhynchus nerka isolate Pitt River linkage group LG15, Oner_Uvic_2.0, whole genome shotgun sequence:
- the LOC115142536 gene encoding tensin-4-like, with the protein MPIAGAMSHIIPNHILRVGQSTCLDSAHEAALGCSPSAMMDPNGSCSEQDDLDISLNNLNQLILELDPTFEPIHFNKRSQSSSLHTDDFSPDEDVSNCVLVPRGCSPRNISTSVSPSCSIPIPLSSASGSRCSPQGSLVFSDASSRPPLPCGSVVRRRLPSTQGGDVGMCSSPVTLRMSHSHRNSAASMLSTSPGSETSYMMGSYQSLLSDSEGDSPESLLLYRTSSSFSDVSRSSTRPFTNKPLPTGPSALGHFQGIHSSPHSSPASLAGSLTDIPVVLVNGAPERELSPQSPPEAMVPDVKIKQRPSSRPSSPSPSHSFQGNQHSMKFVMDTSQFWFRPHINRVQAEAIVIDKEPGTFVVRDSTSFRGSFGLAMKVDQVPINISPTGQPAEGSSELVRHFLIESSAKGVRIKGSSQEPYFGSLSALVFQHTITAYALPCKLLLQSHDLNKGQEGTTDRSAPEDKTKTACNFLYLSAIPTEMLTGPCAVQKAVSSTFMMDQGTITPTIVNLKVSPKGVTLTDIQRKLFFRRHYPAHLLSYSGEDPDKRLWHKSSKPARIFGIVAKGTEAGMENVCHVFAEYDPLQPCNPTIELTQGIIFKP; encoded by the exons ATGCCTATAGCTGGAGCCATGTCCCACATAATACCCAATCACATTCTGAGGGTGGGTCAGAGTACCTGCCTGGACTCCGCTCATGAGGCGGCTCTGGGGTGCAGTCCGAGCGCCATGATGGACCCCAACGGGAGTTGCAGTGAACAGGATGACCTGGACATCTCACTAAATAACTTGAACCAGCTCATTCTGGAACTGGACCCCACGTTTGAGCCCATCCACTTCAACAAGAGGTCCCAGTccagcagcctccacacag atGACTTCTCTCCAGATGAAGACGTCTCCAACTGTGTGCTGGTCCCCAGAGGCTGTTCTCCAAGGAACATCTCcacctccgtctccccctcctgcAGCATTCCCATCCCACTGTCCTCTGCTTCTGGCTCCAGGTGCAGCCCCCAAGGCTCCCTGGTGTTCTCTGATGCCTCCTCTCGCCCCCCACTGCCGTGTGGAAGTGTCGTCCGCCGGCGGCTGCCCTCGACGCAGGGAGGCGATGTGGGCATGTGTTCATCCCCGGTTACCCTGCGCATGTCACACTCTCACAGGAACAGTGCCGCCTCGATGCTCTCCACGTCGCCCGGCTCAGAAACCAGTTACATGATGGGCAG CTATCAGTCATTGCTCAGTGACAGTGAAGGCGACAGCCCcgagtctctcctcctctaccgcACATCCAGCTCCTTCAGCGACGTGTCCAGGTCCTCGACCAGGCCGTTCACCAACAAGCCTTTGCCGACCGGCCCATCAGCACTCGGCCACTTCCAGGGGATCCACAGCAGCCCTCACAGCAGCCCTGCCTCCCTGGCCGGTTCACTGACAGACATCCCTGTGGTGTTGGTCAACGGAGCCCCAGAGCGGGAGCTCAGCCCCCAGTCACCTCCAGAGGCAATGGTCCCAGACGTAAAGATCAAGCAGAGGCCCAGCTCCAGGCCATCCTCGccatctccctctcact CTTTCCAAGGCAATCAGCACTCGATGAAGTTTGTCATGGACACTTCTCAGTTCTGGTTCCGCCCACACATCAACAGAGTTCAGG CTGAGGCCATAGTGATAGATAAGGAGCCGGGGACCTTCGTGGTGAGAGACAGCACGTCCTTCAGAGGCTCCTTCGGGCTGGCTATGAAGGTGGACCAGGTGCCCATCAATATATCCCCTACTGGCCAACCAG CGGAAGGCAGCTCAGAGCTCGTGAGGCACTTTCTCATTGAATCGTCGGCCAAGGGCGTCCGTATCAAGGGCTCCTCACAGGAACCATACTTTG GTAGTCTGTCTGCCCTGGTCTTCCAACACACCATCACTGCATATGCCCTACCCTGCAAACTTCTGCTCCAGTCACATG ATCTGAATAAAGGACAGGAGGGAACAACTGACAGGTCAGCACCAGAAGACAAGACAAAGACTG CTTGCAATTTCCTCTACCTGAGTGCAATCCCCACTGAGATGTTGACAGGGCCATGCGCTGTACAAAAGGCTGTGTCCTCCACCTTCATGATGGACCAGGGCACCATCACACCCACCATAGTCAACCTGAAGGTGTCACCCAAAGGTGTCACTTTGACAGACATCCAGAGAAA ACTCTTCTTCAGACGTCATTACCCTGCACACCTGCTCAGCTACAGTGGTGAAGATCCAGACAAGAGACT GTGGCACAAGAGTTCCAAACCAGCAAG GATATTTGGTATAGTGGCAAAAGGCACTGAAGCGGGTATGGAGAATGTGTGCCACGTCTTCGCAGAATACGACCCTCTTCAGCCCTGTAATCCGACCATTGAGTTGACACAGGGCATCATTTTCAAACCATAA